The genomic interval aactaAATCCTCAATCTATTGAGAATGCTTTTAGCAATgccttcaaacaaaaaaaagtaaaaccatACAGGAAATACGTGTAATAAGCCAAAACAAAAGTTGTACAAAATGAATGAATAACGATTGTTTTATGGGGTAATTGTATAAATATGGTTTCTCTTGTGGCTTTAAAACCCTACAGATCAAAACCCCGGCTATCGTTCCGCTCTCCTTCGCcgcctctctctttctcctttttttttttcaccttaaACGCAACACCACCAGGGCACAATCACCGGTCCCCCACCGCCGGTTCGAACCTCTCTCGGTCTATGTCGCGCTCTCTGCTCTCTGATACAGACTAAACCATCAGAAACTAATTATATTGACTTGAGAAGTTTTGCTTCGCCAGTCTGGTCGTGTGCCCAGAAAACGGCCGACGTGAGGAGGAGAGACCGCTTTGTACtactgtttttgttttcaagacCTGTTTTTTGGAACAGGGTTTTAGATTAATCATTCGTCGGCTCCGCAAAAGAAATCAGTGTGTTGCTTAGTGTCGGATTCAATGCCGAAGAAGAGGAACCGGCATCAGAACCCGCAGCCTTTTATTGCTGACGAAAATGCCTCAGTGGCCTCAAAGAAGCGATCGAAATTGCCCAAACAGCACCAGACGGATGAGGAGCTGATATCGTCGGGCATGAGCTCCAAGATCCTGAAAGAAGCCTTGGCACAACAGAGAGAAATCCAGGACGAGGCGGAACCTCGAGACGCTAACGGAAATAACAACTCCTTGGTTTTCACTGAAACATTCGCCGAGGCCGAAGAAGCAGAAGAGGATGAAATCGACAACTTTGGTGGATTCTCTGAAACTCGGACCCTATTTGACTCTTATGATGTGagtgtcatttttttaaaaagttgtttggCTTACACTGCTTGGTTATTGAGAATCTGCATGAAATGTTGGATTtcgaattttaagtttttatctAATCTGAATCGGAAAACAGTCTAGGTAGTGAGATTCAAGCTTGTATTTTCCTTGCTACATTGTGATTATACcgcattttctaatttttttacctATTGTTATCGAGAATCTATGGAAtgacaaaaaatgaaaactgggaGTTGAGGCCCCAGTAAATGTTTAGGCTGCCAAACTGCGTCTGTGACCACCGTTTAGTGTACCGTTGTTATCAATTATTGAGAACTATAGCACTTCAAGATTaaaaagcaaaatatttttcttcctttttttttttttttttgagtggcTTTGCGTTTCGCATGAAAATGTTATTGCGCGATCATTTAGGaaaatatgaattattgataGGGCATCAGTGATGCCAGTATGGTGCAACTCTAAAGACCAACTTTTATTTAGCTGCCTGGAAGCTTCCGTAGGAGCATTCAACGAGTCAATCTGATACTAATAAAACCAACCAGCCTTTTTCCTGGTATGGACTTGGCTTACTAGTTTTTCAAGTTTCAGGAGGAGATTAATGAAGAGGATGAGAGAATACTGGAGGCATTCTTAAGAAAGGATGCAGGTCCCCAGCGTACGCTTGCTGACCTCattgttgaaaaaattaaacagaAAGATGCAAATGCTGCTTCAGGTtgatatctatttttattattctattttttttaatgttttttatttgtaactGATTTAAGTGtttcttagaaatattttttatgggtaaGTCATAAGTGTATCTTAGAAATAATGCCATTTATAGTTATgctttttcgttttttattcattttgatttgtttgattGCAGAACTGCGACCTTTGCCCAAATTGGATAATTCCATCATAGATTTGTACAAGGGGTATGTAggtcatgcattttttttcatataacatTTAACAACATAACATCTCATGCAAGATAAGTGCAATGCTCATTCATGTTGGTTACTCTCTTGATTTAAACTTATATccatttttcttgattatttgAATCATAAattgtttttgcttttctttaaAGTGCTATTTCTATATCTTGTCTGAAATTTGTgggaatacatatatatacagtaatgaTATTTAATTATGAAGATTTGCTGTATATGTAGAGAAAGCTTATTCCAAATGGAAAATATagtaaaagtaaataaatactatGCAGAGTTGGGAAGCTTCTTAGTAGTTATACAGCAGGAAAAATACCCAAAGCATTCAAGCACATCCCTTCTATGCAACTATGGGAGGATGTCCTATATTTGACAGAGCCTGAGAACTGGTCACCAAATGGCCTGTACCAAGCAACTAGAATATTTGCTTCCAACTTGGGTGCGAAGAAGGCAGAACGCTTCTACAGACTAGTCTTGCTCCCACGAGTGAGAGAAGATATCTTGAAGAATAAGCGGCTTCATTTTGCACTGTATCAAGCTTTGAAGAAGTCACTCTACAAACCTGCCGCATTCTTCAAAGGGATACTATTTCCTTTATGTGAGGTATACAATCTTCAACATATCATAGAAAAGTTTTGTCAAATTTGCTGACATCTGTGCTTCCTGTTAAAAGAAATCTAAGATTTAATCAATATTTCTGGTCTGAAACATAGATTGCCTTTGGATTAAGAATTACTTTTGTTTCTTGATGTTCAGTCAAGGACATGTAATCTCAGGGAAGCTGTCATTATTGGGAGCATTCTACAGAAGGTCTCCATTCCTCCGCTTCATTCAAGGTATTTCTGGCCTGGTTTCATATATTTAAGTATCAAGGCTGCGAGTCTATGTCAAGCATTTTGTATTGCTCGGCTGTTGTCGGCCTTGTTCAGGAAATATGTCGTTAACAATATatgcctagtttatttttatttgataaaagTTTAAACATGTCGTTTCTTTTGATTTGTAAATTTCTTGTTTGTACCTTGAGCTTTTTTATCCGAAGTTGTGGTTTTTTCTTGCTGGTTTCGTTCTtgtatttgttgttgttgatacTAATACATTGTATATGTGAAGTTCTTATAAATGGTGGGTATGTTGTGTGCGTGTTTGAGTAGGTGTTGAAACTTCGATGAGTGGTTTTACCTTTAGTTGAATTAATTTACTTTTCAGAAAAAACTTCAATGAGTAGTTTGACCTCTAACCCCCCAGGGAGATGTCTAACGCTGTTTCTGAATGTTTTTGCAGTGTTGCCTTATTGAAGCTTGCAGAGATGGAATATGGTGGTACAACAAGGTAGTCAATGATGTACCATGTAGTTTAAAAGGAAGTCTAACGTATGTGAATCTCAATGGCTCATTCTATGTGTCCTTGTGTGCTTGAGTAGTTTATTGAATGGATTTTCTATACTCTTAAGTACTTTGGTGTTTTGTGATTTGGCCATAAGCTAGATGGTAATTTGTTCACACTAATATCTTGTCACTATTTGATCAAATGGACAAACTTGCTCATTTTGGTATGTTGTTAGTTAGAAATTGCACAAGGAGATAGATTGTGTGATAGAACAATGTTACtataatatgtgatttattggATGAATAGAGGAGATACTACCCTTATATGCGAAAACTATTGTTTTAGTAGAAAGATGTAGGTACAAGGGATAAAGGGCAGGCTTGGGATGAGCTCTAGATTCAAACATCATAGGTTTAATTCCGCACTAAGAGTTCCCCTAAATTACTTGATACATGGCTTTTGCATGCAGGGTCATGTATCTAGGGTTTACTCTCCATGGGTGGGCCCCAAGGTTTTCCCCTTGGTGAGGTAGATTAGTTTTTGTGTTGAACTCTTTCAATCATTCACTTTAGTTTGGTGTATAAACTGACAATAGGTTTATTTATGAATTAGCTTATTgtattgttgatatttttttttcaactctttttttatGGCAAATGCTTATGAAACTATTTGACAAAGTTTCCTTTGTAACCATTGCAGCTATTTCATAAAGCTTCTTTTGGAGAAGAAATATGCTTTGCCTCATCGTGTCCTTGATGCTACTGTTGCTCATTTTATGAGATTCCTCGAAGATGCCAGGATAATGCCTGTAATATGGCACCAGTCACTGCTTGCATTTGTACAAAGGTTAGTTACCTTTCCTAAAGAATATCTTGTCTTACCTTATTGGCATCAAGAAAAACTTTGTCCCTGGTAaataatttctatttctttgtgtTTATCGGTAAAGacatattacttataaaaaaaaaaatctatagaaCGTTATTTGGTTTACTTGCATTATGTTTGGAGGGAGAGATGGAGAGGAGTAGAAGGGAAAAAGGAATGAATAGGTAAAATCAATCAGTTTAGTAGGTGGGGAAAAGGGGAGGGATGTGGAGGAACAATGTGCCCAGGCCATCCAAAATGGTCTGCCCAAAAGTGGGTGGCTTGGGGAAGGGGAGAGAAGGGGTACAGattgttaagaaaaaataaaattgtaaaatcacTTTTCGCCAACTTCTTTTTTGACCgttgaagtgagaatgatgatAGTTTTAGCTTCACACTCTACTTgctctctcttctttccctaTTAGCTGAACCAAGTGGAAGCGAAGTGATCCCTCTcacctttcttttccttccccccTACACCCTCCTCCCTCTTCATCCTTCGTCCTGTACAGTATAGTATTCAATGTCTCTTGTCTAATCGTGGCTTTCTTCTCAAGAAAGGGCCACACACGTATAACATACAGATTATGTGTTGCAAGTTGTCTTGATTAGACGATTAAAATTGTTACGGGTCTTGTTTTGTTTGTGAGGGGCACCATAGATAGCCAAGTCTTGTTGATTtggacttcattttttttataagtgatttgGGCTTTATACACAGACTTCTATGATTTAAATAACACGGGAAGTCCTTGCCTGTTTGGCTAATTAGATGACATAATGCATTTTTCCTGTTTATTAAGTTTATAACTGCCATACATCAAACATGCCCATTCTTTTaatagaaaaggagaaaaatgcaAGTAGGATTCAAGTGGCTTGTTGACCAATTTGTAAAAGGGTTTTTTATATCTCTGACTTTTTCTAAATATGTCTATTTCATTCCAAGCTATTGTATGCTTTTCTAAGACAAGTCATGGTATGAAATTGATTTCAACTATGTTTCTTCTCTATACTACTGCCATGTCAAATTCCTTTGCAGGTATAAAAATGACCTGCGGAAGGAGGATAAAGATAGCCTCAGAAATCTACTTGAAAAGCAAAAGCACAAACTAGTAAGGGCATTCTTTTTATAAGTCACTGACTACTAAGGACATTGTCCCCGATGTAACTGCTTCTGCAAATCCTCCCAATTTAATTTGTTGTTATGTCTATGCCCAATGCCTTCTTCAATGTAGGTTACTCCTGAAATCCGCCGGGAGCTAAATAATAGCCGCAACCGTGGTGAAAAGGAGGATGAtcttatgttaatttatatcctttttctctctttcaagaTTATTTTCTTGAAGTCTGAATCTatctatttccttttctttttttgaaaagaaaaataagtaaattgcTACAGTGATTAATAGTTTCATGGTGTACTGGCTTGCTGTAAGCCTGTACATGTAAGCAATTATGTGGTTTCAGAATAATTCTAGCACTGTTAATCATTGACCAGAGAGAGAAGGGCCACTTAACTTGCACAAGCTATCATACAATACAAGGTTTTCAAAATACTTTTGATACATATTAGTTCCTATTTACTAATCTGATATTAGTTACTATGCATTGTAACATAAAATTGAATAAGTTTTGGAGTGAAATACTACTGTATAGTACTGTGATGATGCATCAAGGCATTCATCAAATATGGAGCTGCTTTTGTTGGTTtaaatttatgttctcattAGATTCATTGAGAAATTCTTGTTTCCTTGACTTCGCATACCCTCATCTGTTTCTGTGATCAATAAAACTATTGAAGAAGATAGGTTTGATATTCCAGAGGTGCCCATGGAGGAGGATTGATTAATTGGCTGGTATGATGCTGCATATTGCAAATTGTTAAATAATTATTGGGGCTAGATAAATCTACTGTGTAATACTAGTGAGTCTTATATTTGACGATCTTTTCTGGGATCCATGTTTCACTAGATTCAATTTGAATTACAAGGTATCCTGCTTGTCATGCCCACCCAGTTATAAAATTAGCGATTAGTATGCCCTAAACTAACTTCGCGTGGACTTTAATTTTCACTTTATTCAATTTGGATTACAAGCTATTCtccagttcttttttttttttttttgacaagtgatTCTCCAGTTCTTTTAAGTACATAAAATGTATGTGAAGTTAATACAATAGAAGGTGTATCGTGTTGTTTTGGTAAACTTCAATGTGGCAGttacccacaaaaaaaaaaaaaaatgaagattggCTCAAACTCTGGTAAGTGGCATGCATGACAAGCATAAGGTGAATAACTTTGATAGATTTAGGGACATGCCCCATAAACCAGATGATATTAACAATCGAGAGGCGTAAGAGGCATTAGCTTTGCACTGTAACTTATTCCCTCAAATGTATAATTTTATCTGTGGATGTGTGGGGAAAGAGAATGTGCCCTTCGGCTTAttgtggacttttttttttctttacaggTTTATGGACATGGGTTCCCCAACATGATACGCTGCATGTTCGCTGGGAGAAATCCAATTTCATGCTTTTAGATGTCCGGAACAAATGCGGTTTCAGGCATGTAGAGGTCAGGCAGTTTTGGCAGTGGTAGTTACGGTTGAaatactgcttatgttcgaaagAGTATActcttacagtgctataattgGAACTCAAATTGGAATCTAATGAACTAATGATATCCGATGAGAATCTGTTTCTTTATGTCTTTTGTGTCTATATTATTATGACAATACATGCTCGataaatgtttcttttttcctttcatgccAAGTTTTTGTTGTGAAATCTAGACTTTTGGATTTATTATGTCATATATATTAAGCAATAACGCACGGGACCAAATTTAGGGCCTATTTATGCAGATATGAgaaatgttacatacagttatAGAGTACGCAAGCGCCGTAcggtcgctttgaaaaagagtgaggtttactattaaaaacttaattttattttcatatgagtTTCGTATTTGTtcactttgaaaaatatacGAAATGTTTGATGAGTTCGTATTTgttcactttgaaaaaaaagtgattgCACGACACTTGCATATTTAGgactgcaactattatttctcttataaaaaaagaactagAAGCTGCAAGCTAAAGAGGTTTCATATAATTGGGTTGGAGGTGCAGCTCCGTATATCAAACAAGTGTCTATAATGACATTAATACTAtacaattacaatatttttgATGCTTGACTGTGACACAGAAGAGTCGGAAGAAATATACAGATAACTAGAACCAATAACCAAAACTCTAATGACAATACTGCGTTGAGTTCCAATgcatcttttcctttcttcccacTGATAGGTACAAAAATGTAGAAAGAGATCGGATTACTAGAATCAATAGCTACAACTCAGTAGAGACTGTTACATCGAGGTCCAAATGTccaatgcattttttttcctttccttccccTAGGCGTTCTTGAAATGATCATAGTACTCTCCAACAACAATAAGAGAAGTACGACTTTCTAGCACATCAAGAGGAGGGCTTCACGGTTGCGGCCAAGCAAACTTAATGCTGTTGCAGCTATATGATGTCCAGTCAGCCCAGCAAGAGCAAGCTGTTCATCAGCTGATGCATGCTCTATGTAGTTGTCTGGTAGAACAATTGGACGCCacttgaaaagttgaataagaaaatttaaacaaaaaataataattagactTGGGGAAGtaatcaaaacaagaaattCTATGGTTGCATGTGCGTAGATCATTGTATTTTCCTTAGATGAAAGTATTTTACTTTGTTCTTAGTATACACGTCCAGTTTTGTTTAGTTGGCCCCCTTTTCTATCTTTGCTCTATCAAAACCAAATTTAAGAAACACAACACAATTCCCAAGTTCTGTCTCTCTTAACAGGAAAATGAACTAATCATCATCTTTGTGGCCAAAATCGTTACCTTAATTTTTCCATCAAGTTTTCCATCAAGTGTGAGGAACTGCGCAACATGGGATCCAAATCCCCCAATAGAGCCTTCCTCAACGGTGATCAGATATTCATGGTTTTCACACAGCTGTCTGAGAAGCTTGATGTCTAGGGGCTTACA from Juglans microcarpa x Juglans regia isolate MS1-56 chromosome 4S, Jm3101_v1.0, whole genome shotgun sequence carries:
- the LOC121263423 gene encoding bystin; protein product: MPKKRNRHQNPQPFIADENASVASKKRSKLPKQHQTDEELISSGMSSKILKEALAQQREIQDEAEPRDANGNNNSLVFTETFAEAEEAEEDEIDNFGGFSETRTLFDSYDEEINEEDERILEAFLRKDAGPQRTLADLIVEKIKQKDANAASELRPLPKLDNSIIDLYKGVGKLLSSYTAGKIPKAFKHIPSMQLWEDVLYLTEPENWSPNGLYQATRIFASNLGAKKAERFYRLVLLPRVREDILKNKRLHFALYQALKKSLYKPAAFFKGILFPLCESRTCNLREAVIIGSILQKVSIPPLHSSVALLKLAEMEYGGTTSYFIKLLLEKKYALPHRVLDATVAHFMRFLEDARIMPVIWHQSLLAFVQRYKNDLRKEDKDSLRNLLEKQKHKLVTPEIRRELNNSRNRGEKEDDLMLISSSVSVINKTIEEDRFDIPEVPMEED